In Kineococcus sp. NBC_00420, a single genomic region encodes these proteins:
- a CDS encoding metallophosphoesterase family protein, whose translation MVATVAVLSDVHGVLPVLDAVLAEPDVQTADLVVVTGDHAAGPQPTAVLDRLTSLGEQVLLVRGNADRELVDLRRCSNPDVPEPVDAWAAQQLSQQHLDLLASLPHPVTVDVDGFGPVLFCHGSPRDDDEVVLVDTRLARWAEVFADVPEEVRTIVCGHTHMPFVRLVDRRLVVNPGSIGMPYGRAGGSWALLVGGNVTLRHTPVDLDEMVAAVVAGSDFPGAQAWAEDYVRSEASDVEAVTTFGPRDGRRTD comes from the coding sequence ATGGTGGCAACAGTGGCGGTCCTGTCCGACGTGCACGGCGTCCTGCCCGTCCTCGACGCCGTCCTCGCTGAGCCCGACGTCCAGACCGCAGACCTCGTCGTGGTGACCGGCGACCACGCCGCCGGCCCGCAACCCACCGCCGTGCTGGACCGGCTCACCAGCCTGGGCGAGCAGGTCCTGCTCGTGCGCGGCAACGCCGACCGCGAGCTCGTCGATCTCCGGCGCTGCTCCAACCCAGACGTTCCGGAGCCCGTCGATGCGTGGGCGGCGCAGCAGCTGAGCCAGCAGCACTTGGACCTGCTCGCAAGCCTGCCGCACCCGGTGACCGTGGACGTCGACGGCTTCGGACCGGTCCTGTTCTGCCACGGCAGCCCCCGCGACGACGATGAGGTGGTGCTCGTCGACACCCGCCTGGCCCGGTGGGCTGAGGTCTTCGCCGACGTCCCCGAGGAGGTGCGCACCATCGTGTGCGGGCACACCCACATGCCCTTCGTGCGACTGGTGGACCGACGGCTGGTCGTTAACCCCGGCAGCATCGGGATGCCCTACGGACGCGCGGGCGGGAGCTGGGCGCTGCTGGTGGGCGGCAACGTGACCTTGCGCCACACCCCGGTGGATCTGGACGAGATGGTCGCGGCCGTCGTCGCAGGCTCGGACTTCCCGGGTGCCCAGGCATGGGCTGAGGACTACGTACGTTCCGAGGCCAGCGACGTCGAAGCCGTGACCACCTTCGGACCCCGTGACGGGCGACGCACTGACTGA